A DNA window from Leptolyngbya sp. SIO1E4 contains the following coding sequences:
- a CDS encoding VOC family protein codes for MSIKTAICHVVWHDLLTNDVTRVTDFYAELLGWTYQIEHALDFVWKSSEADYPLILANGEAHGGSVDSGQDVPSHWVAHIMVEDVDAVTAKAKALGTAVNREPFDTPGIGRSAVLQDLQGAVICSHFPIHNFRSHTTSPLPKVHFYGTSS; via the coding sequence ATGTCCATCAAAACGGCAATTTGCCATGTTGTGTGGCATGACCTGCTAACCAATGATGTGACTAGGGTGACGGACTTCTATGCTGAATTGCTCGGTTGGACGTACCAGATTGAGCATGCCCTTGATTTTGTCTGGAAATCCAGTGAGGCTGACTATCCCTTGATTCTGGCTAACGGTGAGGCGCACGGAGGCTCCGTTGACTCCGGACAGGATGTGCCCTCTCACTGGGTCGCCCATATCATGGTTGAAGATGTTGATGCAGTCACGGCGAAGGCAAAAGCGCTGGGCACGGCAGTGAATCGGGAGCCCTTCGACACTCCAGGGATTGGCCGCAGCGCCGTGCTTCAGGATCTGCAAGGTGCTGTTATCTGTTCCCACTTTCCCATACACAACTTCCGTTCCCACACAACTTCCCCTCTCCCAAAGGTACATTTCTATGGGACGAGCTCATAG